Proteins encoded within one genomic window of Polaribacter sp. NJDZ03:
- a CDS encoding circularly permuted type 2 ATP-grasp protein, with the protein MKETTTLPLFSTYELDSRFYDELFKKNNEIREVYKTLYNLFGSYSVTEFDRLNKQAKDSFFNLGITFQVYGDKEVKEKIFPFDLFPRIINNEEWTTIEKGVLQRSKALNLFLWDVYHDQKIIKQGIVPEDLIKSSANFLPEMIGLDPPGGIYNHISGTDLIKHSDGKYYVLEDNIRCPSGVSYVIGNRNAVKHALFGVFNQYNAHTVVDYGSKLLDTMESVKPNGVDAPVCVIITPGVYNSAYYEHSFLAKQMGVVLVEGRDLFVENGFVYMRTIYGPEKVDVIYRRVDDLFIDPLVFKKDSMLGVPGLFSVYQKGNVTLVNAPGTGVADDKAVYTYMPEIIKYYLDEEPILNNVHTYHCSRKDELKYVLENIDKLVVKPVDESGGYGISIGSKLTKEEIETVKKTILAAPRKYIAQPIMSLSTHPTYIDENESFESRHVDLRTFTLLGKDTDFVLKGGLSRVALKKGNLIVNSSQGGGSKDTWVLKK; encoded by the coding sequence TTGAAAGAAACTACAACATTACCGCTATTTTCAACTTACGAATTAGATTCCAGATTTTATGATGAGCTTTTTAAGAAAAATAATGAAATAAGAGAGGTTTATAAAACCTTATATAATTTGTTTGGTTCTTATTCTGTTACAGAGTTTGATCGTTTAAATAAGCAAGCAAAAGATTCTTTTTTTAATCTAGGAATTACATTTCAGGTATATGGAGATAAGGAGGTAAAAGAGAAAATTTTCCCTTTTGATTTATTTCCAAGAATTATTAATAATGAAGAATGGACTACCATAGAAAAAGGAGTTTTACAGAGAAGTAAAGCTTTAAATCTTTTCCTTTGGGATGTTTATCATGATCAAAAAATTATAAAACAAGGTATTGTACCGGAAGATTTAATAAAGTCATCTGCCAATTTTTTACCAGAAATGATAGGTTTAGATCCTCCTGGAGGCATTTATAATCATATTTCGGGTACAGATTTAATAAAACATTCAGATGGTAAATATTATGTTCTAGAAGATAATATTAGATGTCCTTCTGGTGTTAGTTATGTTATTGGGAATAGAAATGCTGTAAAACATGCATTGTTTGGTGTTTTTAATCAATATAACGCACATACGGTTGTAGATTATGGTTCTAAGTTATTAGATACTATGGAATCTGTAAAACCAAACGGAGTAGATGCTCCTGTTTGTGTTATTATTACACCTGGCGTTTATAATTCTGCTTATTACGAGCATTCATTTCTTGCAAAACAAATGGGAGTTGTTTTAGTAGAAGGAAGAGATTTATTTGTAGAAAATGGTTTTGTGTATATGAGAACTATTTATGGACCAGAAAAAGTAGATGTTATTTACAGAAGAGTAGATGATTTATTTATAGATCCTTTAGTCTTTAAAAAAGATTCTATGTTGGGCGTTCCTGGTTTATTTTCTGTGTATCAAAAAGGAAATGTTACTTTAGTAAATGCTCCTGGTACAGGTGTTGCAGATGATAAAGCGGTGTATACCTATATGCCAGAAATTATTAAATATTATTTAGATGAAGAACCAATTCTAAATAACGTACATACCTACCATTGTAGTAGAAAAGATGAGTTAAAATATGTGTTAGAAAACATTGATAAATTGGTTGTAAAACCTGTAGATGAATCTGGTGGATATGGAATCTCTATTGGAAGTAAACTAACAAAAGAAGAAATAGAAACTGTTAAGAAAACAATTTTAGCAGCACCTAGAAAATACATTGCTCAGCCTATAATGTCATTATCTACACACCCAACGTATATAGATGAAAATGAGTCTTTCGAATCTAGACACGTAGATTTAAGAACGTTTACTTTATTAGGAAAAGATACCGATTTTGTATTAAAAGGAGGTTTGTCTAGAGTTGCGCTTAAAAAAGGAAATTTAATAGTAAATTCATCTCAAGGTGGAGGCTCAAAAGACACTTGGGTTTTAAAAAAATAA
- a CDS encoding EamA family transporter, translated as MWMYLGLLAALFLGLHNLCKKHAVQGNEVFPVLLGTISAGFLLILPFYLGSVWNPGYMEKIGFYINSIPWSTHGFIFIKSMIMAASWVLAYQALKHLPITIVTPIRSAGPFFTFIGAILIYDEKPNSLQWIGFFLIILSVLLYSKIGKKEGINFKRNKWIFAIIGATFLGASSGLYDKFLIQTLTLNPQTLQFWFCFYTILILFIILSITWFPYADKRKAFKWRWSIPAVGVLLQTADYFYFKALQDPDALIMLLSAIKRSQIIIAVVVGGLIFKEQNKRKKLVPLFGIMLGVFLILYS; from the coding sequence ATGTGGATGTACTTAGGACTTTTAGCGGCTTTATTTTTAGGATTACACAATTTATGTAAAAAACATGCCGTACAAGGCAATGAAGTATTTCCTGTTTTATTAGGAACAATTTCTGCTGGTTTTTTATTGATACTTCCTTTCTATTTAGGTTCTGTTTGGAACCCTGGTTACATGGAAAAAATAGGCTTTTATATCAATAGTATTCCATGGAGTACACATGGGTTTATTTTTATAAAATCGATGATTATGGCTGCCTCTTGGGTTTTGGCTTACCAAGCATTAAAACATTTACCAATAACAATTGTTACTCCCATAAGATCTGCAGGACCTTTTTTTACCTTTATAGGTGCTATTTTAATTTATGATGAAAAACCAAACTCATTGCAATGGATTGGTTTCTTCCTTATTATACTATCGGTCTTATTGTATTCTAAAATAGGAAAAAAAGAGGGTATCAACTTTAAAAGAAATAAATGGATTTTTGCCATTATTGGTGCAACCTTTTTAGGTGCTTCTAGTGGTTTGTATGATAAGTTTTTAATTCAGACTTTAACATTAAACCCACAAACATTACAATTTTGGTTTTGCTTTTACACCATTCTTATTTTGTTTATTATTTTATCGATCACTTGGTTTCCTTATGCTGATAAAAGAAAAGCCTTTAAATGGCGATGGTCTATACCAGCAGTAGGTGTTTTATTACAAACAGCAGATTATTTTTATTTTAAAGCTCTACAAGATCCTGATGCTTTAATTATGCTATTATCGGCTATAAAAAGGAGTCAGATTATAATTGCCGTTGTAGTTGGAGGACTTATTTTTAAGGAACAAAATAAACGTAAAAAGTTGGTTCCTTTATTCGGAATTATGTTGGGTGTATTCTTAATTTTGTATTCATAA
- a CDS encoding carbohydrate kinase yields MANITCFGEVLWDVFPTHKKIGGAPLNVAVRLQSLENNVYIITKVGEDDNGQKIKDFIKENNVNKVTLQIDEELKTGKVKVLLDDNGCASYDIMFPRAWDQIELTESAKKIVKVSDAFVYGSLVARNEVSRNTLYELLKIAKYKIFDVNLRAPYYNIERLSYLMNEASFIKFNDDEIIEISKALNFNSTSLEENIQFIAETTSTKSICVTKGGAGAIVYYNNVFYYNEGYKVQVVDTVGAGDSFLASLINKLLKGVAPQEALDFACAVGAIVANSEGANPEIKESDILDFMKQKTL; encoded by the coding sequence ATGGCAAATATTACATGTTTTGGCGAAGTGCTTTGGGATGTGTTTCCAACGCATAAAAAAATAGGAGGAGCTCCTTTAAACGTTGCAGTAAGATTACAGTCTTTAGAAAATAATGTATATATAATCACTAAGGTTGGTGAAGATGATAATGGTCAAAAAATTAAGGATTTTATTAAAGAGAATAACGTTAATAAAGTAACGTTACAAATAGATGAAGAACTAAAAACAGGAAAAGTAAAAGTTTTATTAGATGACAATGGTTGTGCTTCTTATGATATTATGTTTCCAAGAGCTTGGGATCAAATAGAATTAACAGAAAGTGCAAAGAAAATAGTAAAAGTTTCAGACGCTTTTGTTTATGGTAGTTTAGTGGCTAGAAATGAAGTGTCTAGAAATACATTATATGAACTTTTAAAAATAGCAAAATATAAAATTTTTGATGTAAATCTTAGGGCACCTTATTATAACATAGAGCGTTTAAGTTACTTGATGAATGAGGCTAGTTTTATTAAATTTAATGATGATGAAATTATTGAAATTTCAAAGGCATTAAATTTTAATTCAACTTCTTTAGAAGAGAACATTCAATTTATAGCAGAAACTACAAGTACAAAATCTATTTGTGTTACTAAAGGTGGGGCAGGAGCAATAGTTTATTATAATAATGTATTCTATTATAATGAAGGTTATAAAGTACAAGTTGTAGACACTGTTGGAGCAGGAGATTCTTTTTTAGCTTCTTTAATTAATAAACTATTAAAAGGTGTTGCGCCACAAGAAGCATTAGATTTTGCTTGTGCTGTAGGTGCAATAGTTGCAAATAGTGAAGGTGCAAATCCTGAAATTAAAGAAAGCGATATTCTAGATTTTATGAAGCAAAAGACTCTGTAA
- a CDS encoding mannitol dehydrogenase family protein, with protein MENIIKLNQKNLAEISTKITSPTYNRSEIKTGIVHVGIGGFHRSHEAFYTDLLLKDGAQKDWGICGVALLDFDTKIYNILKEQDGLYTLIIKELDGSLTKQIIGSMVEVLYAPESPIKVIEKMASEDVKIISLTITEGGYNYNEATGEFNFENPLIQHDLETPNAPKTIFGYLTQALKLRKENGLKGVTIQSCDNIQGNGHMTEKMLLSYVKVAAPTLVSWIDENVSFPNAMVDRITPATSALDIEKLKETSGIDDGWPVVCEPFKQWVIEDDFAAGRPAWENVGAQFVKDVIPYEKMKLSLLNAGHSVLGILGALYGYSTIDEAANDADISSFLRIYMGNEVTPTLGDLEGVNLKNYKFSLIQRFGNTYIKDQIERICSESSAKIPIFILPTVYNQLENNRTVNHAAFIIAAFAIYSVGVNENGSQLIIKDAMEAVLTEKAILSRNNPAVFLEIESIFGQLKDTKTFLDAYTDAYQNIVKNGIEKSVKDINSTILNEI; from the coding sequence ATGGAAAATATAATTAAATTAAATCAAAAGAATTTAGCAGAAATTAGTACTAAAATAACTTCTCCTACTTATAATAGAAGCGAAATTAAAACAGGTATTGTACATGTTGGTATTGGTGGTTTTCATAGATCACATGAAGCATTTTATACGGACTTATTATTAAAAGATGGTGCTCAGAAAGATTGGGGTATTTGTGGTGTTGCTTTGTTAGATTTTGATACTAAAATTTATAACATACTAAAAGAGCAAGACGGTTTATATACGTTGATTATAAAAGAATTAGATGGTTCGTTAACAAAACAAATTATCGGTTCTATGGTAGAAGTTTTATATGCACCAGAAAGTCCAATAAAAGTTATTGAAAAAATGGCGAGTGAAGATGTAAAAATCATCAGTTTAACCATTACAGAAGGAGGTTATAACTATAATGAAGCAACAGGAGAATTCAATTTTGAGAATCCTTTAATTCAGCACGATTTAGAAACTCCGAATGCTCCTAAAACTATTTTCGGATATTTAACGCAAGCGTTGAAATTAAGAAAAGAAAATGGTTTAAAAGGTGTTACTATTCAATCTTGTGATAATATACAAGGAAACGGGCACATGACAGAAAAAATGTTGTTAAGCTATGTAAAAGTAGCAGCACCAACTTTAGTATCTTGGATTGATGAAAATGTATCGTTTCCGAATGCAATGGTAGATAGAATTACACCAGCAACATCTGCATTAGATATCGAAAAATTAAAAGAAACTTCTGGTATTGATGATGGTTGGCCAGTAGTTTGTGAGCCTTTTAAACAATGGGTTATTGAAGACGATTTTGCAGCTGGAAGACCTGCTTGGGAAAACGTTGGCGCTCAGTTTGTAAAAGATGTGATACCGTATGAAAAAATGAAGTTAAGTTTACTAAATGCAGGTCATTCTGTATTAGGAATCTTAGGTGCATTATATGGTTATTCTACTATTGATGAAGCTGCAAATGATGCAGATATCAGTTCTTTTTTAAGAATATATATGGGGAATGAAGTTACACCAACTTTAGGAGATTTAGAAGGTGTGAATTTAAAAAATTATAAATTTTCATTAATCCAAAGATTCGGAAACACCTATATAAAAGATCAAATTGAAAGAATCTGTTCTGAGAGTTCTGCTAAAATTCCAATTTTTATTTTACCTACAGTTTATAATCAGTTAGAAAATAATAGAACTGTAAATCATGCTGCTTTTATCATTGCTGCTTTTGCTATTTATAGTGTTGGCGTAAATGAAAATGGGTCTCAATTAATAATTAAAGATGCTATGGAAGCTGTTTTAACTGAGAAAGCAATTTTATCAAGAAATAATCCAGCAGTTTTTTTAGAAATAGAATCTATTTTTGGGCAACTTAAAGACACTAAAACCTTTTTGGACGCTTATACAGATGCGTATCAGAATATTGTTAAAAACGGTATAGAGAAGTCTGTGAAAGATATTAATAGTACTATTTTAAATGAAATTTAG
- a CDS encoding cytosine permease — translation METPNQYQQFEDLEIEQLPIAKNKLHNWTHFAGLYAAEHVAATEFVIGATFVALGATTKDIILGLLIGNILAVLSWTLITSPIAVDTRLSLYTYLNKIAGDSMTKLYNWANVVIFTVISAAMITVSSTAVRFAFDIPAQLDWYPTNLWFVLIVLLVGIVVVAIAIYGFTAVSKFSAICAPWLFVMFISGAFILLPALSLDVLGETLPNGWTELINLGDQSIWTGLNSDGEPGIGLLEVIGFAWAANSITHFGLIDMALFRFAKKKSYGLTTSTGMMFGHFVAWISAGIMGAGAAVIIGKSIVELDPGDVAYYALGWSGFVIVIVAGWTTAVANLYRAGLAAQAIFTKNSRKKTTIVVGLVTMVVACFPFVFSQMLPLLTYAGLLVVPVGSIVFAEHQIFPKIGYTRYWSHYRNLTFSTPAIASWALGLLFGFGLNILNVMSFYYLFIPTWIFTILIYTFLAGRYGAKDKYPEEEEKESVRNTHIDEFQEIKAQKEVVLIVDTSLFTKVLKGISLLSLAITLVLACIVLFGSETEKVYIANRELFYTYAFVCTVVYFVTSIWALKRGNSLNK, via the coding sequence ATGGAAACTCCCAATCAATATCAGCAGTTCGAAGACTTAGAAATAGAGCAATTACCAATTGCTAAAAATAAACTACATAATTGGACGCATTTTGCCGGTTTGTATGCTGCAGAACATGTTGCCGCCACAGAATTTGTAATTGGTGCAACGTTTGTTGCCTTAGGCGCAACTACAAAAGATATTATTTTAGGATTATTGATTGGTAATATATTAGCTGTTTTAAGTTGGACGTTAATTACATCTCCAATTGCTGTAGATACTAGATTGAGTTTGTATACCTATCTTAATAAAATAGCTGGAGACTCTATGACAAAGCTCTATAATTGGGCAAATGTTGTTATTTTTACAGTCATTTCTGCGGCAATGATAACCGTATCTTCTACAGCAGTTCGGTTTGCTTTTGATATTCCGGCACAACTAGATTGGTATCCAACAAATCTTTGGTTTGTTTTAATAGTTTTACTCGTTGGTATTGTTGTGGTTGCAATTGCTATATATGGTTTTACAGCGGTTTCTAAATTCTCGGCAATTTGTGCGCCTTGGTTATTTGTGATGTTTATTAGTGGTGCATTTATACTTTTACCAGCACTTTCTTTAGATGTTTTAGGTGAAACATTGCCAAATGGATGGACGGAACTTATAAATTTAGGAGATCAATCTATTTGGACGGGACTTAATAGTGATGGAGAACCAGGAATCGGATTACTTGAAGTTATCGGTTTTGCTTGGGCAGCGAATTCAATTACCCACTTTGGTCTTATTGATATGGCTTTATTTCGTTTTGCTAAAAAGAAATCTTACGGATTAACAACAAGTACAGGAATGATGTTTGGTCATTTTGTTGCTTGGATCTCTGCAGGAATAATGGGAGCTGGTGCAGCTGTTATTATTGGTAAATCTATCGTAGAATTAGATCCGGGAGATGTTGCTTATTACGCTTTGGGTTGGTCTGGTTTTGTAATTGTTATTGTTGCTGGTTGGACGACTGCTGTTGCCAATCTTTATAGAGCTGGTTTGGCTGCACAAGCTATTTTCACTAAAAATTCTAGAAAAAAGACAACTATAGTTGTTGGTTTAGTAACTATGGTAGTCGCTTGTTTTCCGTTTGTGTTTTCTCAAATGCTTCCGTTATTAACGTATGCAGGTTTATTAGTTGTACCAGTTGGTAGTATTGTTTTTGCAGAGCATCAAATTTTCCCTAAAATAGGGTATACGCGTTATTGGTCTCATTATCGTAATTTAACCTTTAGTACTCCTGCCATTGCTTCTTGGGCATTAGGATTGTTGTTTGGTTTTGGTTTAAATATTTTAAATGTAATGTCTTTTTACTATTTATTTATACCAACTTGGATTTTTACAATACTTATTTATACTTTTTTAGCAGGACGTTATGGAGCAAAAGATAAATATCCAGAAGAAGAAGAAAAAGAGAGCGTAAGAAATACGCACATAGATGAATTTCAAGAAATAAAGGCACAAAAAGAAGTAGTACTTATAGTAGATACATCATTATTTACAAAGGTATTAAAAGGTATCTCATTACTTTCATTAGCAATAACCCTTGTGTTGGCCTGTATTGTGTTATTTGGTAGTGAAACAGAAAAAGTATATATAGCAAATAGAGAACTATTTTACACCTATGCATTTGTATGTACTGTAGTCTATTTTGTAACATCAATTTGGGCACTTAAAAGAGGTAATTCTTTAAATAAATAA
- a CDS encoding NUDIX domain-containing protein, translated as MSNKKISNISVDCVVFGYDTDTKSLNVLLIERYLESKSENKVLVDDYVLTGYHVYEDETLDDSASRVLKELTGLTNLYKKQFRAFGDPNRLTNEKDLLWIKNEAFNLRTITIAYYFLLKTEDVAIENNKYKAQWFSINDLPELGFDHKQIILEAYEDLKTKCLQEPIIFELLPDKFTINDVQDLYQSILAIEIDNRNFRRKLINKKYLVPLDEKQVGVSKKPAQLYMFSKDIYNKMFQKNYLINI; from the coding sequence ATGAGTAACAAGAAAATATCAAATATATCAGTAGATTGTGTTGTTTTTGGATATGATACAGATACCAAATCTTTAAATGTTTTATTAATAGAACGATATTTAGAATCAAAGTCTGAAAATAAAGTACTTGTTGATGATTATGTATTAACAGGGTATCACGTTTATGAAGATGAAACCTTAGATGACTCTGCTTCTAGAGTATTAAAGGAATTAACTGGACTTACCAATTTATATAAAAAACAATTTAGAGCTTTTGGTGACCCAAATAGATTGACGAATGAAAAAGATTTATTGTGGATTAAAAATGAAGCATTTAACTTAAGAACCATTACAATTGCTTATTATTTTTTACTAAAAACAGAAGATGTTGCTATCGAAAATAATAAATACAAGGCACAATGGTTTTCAATTAACGATTTACCAGAATTAGGTTTTGATCATAAACAAATCATTTTGGAAGCATATGAAGATTTAAAAACCAAATGCTTGCAGGAACCTATTATTTTTGAGTTATTGCCAGATAAATTTACCATAAATGACGTACAAGATTTATATCAATCTATATTAGCTATAGAAATAGATAATCGGAATTTTAGAAGAAAATTAATCAATAAAAAATATCTTGTACCTTTAGATGAAAAACAAGTTGGAGTTTCTAAAAAACCGGCACAATTGTATATGTTTAGCAAGGATATCTACAATAAAATGTTTCAAAAAAATTACTTAATCAACATTTAA
- the hxpB gene encoding hexitol phosphatase HxpB, translating into MKLNTFIFDMDGVIIDSEPFWRQAQIKILSTYSITITVEDCIKNTMGKRIDDVALTWCQLHQLSINPQILEKEIIAAVVQLITEKGKAKKGLFELLDFLTENNFNIALATSSSKPIIDAVFNRLNIASYFKVVCSADDEEYGKPHPAIYLKAAKLLKVPTGSCLVLEDSVTGLIAAKSASMNTIVIPEDKNDPRFKLANNIYTSMLDVVNYLKNLS; encoded by the coding sequence ATGAAATTAAACACTTTTATTTTTGACATGGATGGAGTTATTATAGACTCTGAACCTTTTTGGCGACAAGCACAAATAAAAATTTTATCTACTTACAGTATTACGATTACTGTAGAAGATTGTATTAAAAACACGATGGGAAAAAGGATAGATGATGTTGCCTTAACTTGGTGTCAATTACATCAATTATCTATAAATCCCCAAATATTAGAAAAAGAAATTATTGCGGCTGTAGTCCAATTAATTACTGAAAAAGGAAAAGCAAAAAAAGGTTTATTCGAGTTGTTAGATTTTTTAACAGAAAACAACTTTAATATTGCCTTAGCAACATCATCTAGCAAACCTATTATCGATGCCGTTTTTAACAGATTGAATATTGCTTCTTATTTTAAAGTAGTTTGTAGTGCAGACGATGAAGAATACGGAAAACCGCATCCGGCTATTTATCTGAAAGCAGCAAAATTATTAAAAGTTCCTACTGGAAGTTGCTTGGTTTTAGAAGATAGTGTAACAGGTTTAATTGCAGCAAAATCTGCTAGTATGAATACTATTGTGATTCCTGAAGACAAAAATGATCCGAGATTTAAATTAGCCAATAACATTTATACTTCAATGCTAGATGTTGTTAATTATTTAAAAAACCTTTCATAG
- the fabG gene encoding 3-oxoacyl-[acyl-carrier-protein] reductase, with protein MKLLENKSAIITGATRGIGRGIAIEFAKQGANVAFTYSSSVDAANALEEELKAFGVSAKGYQSNAADFDAAQELAKEVLKEFGAIDILVNNAGITKDNLLMRISEDDFDKVIEVNLKSVFNLTKAVIRPMMKQRAGSIINMSSVVGIKGNAGQTNYAASKAGIVGFSKSVALELGSRNIRSNVVAPGFIETEMTEKLDEATVQSWRDGIPLKRGGQPIDIANACVFLASDMSAYITGQTLSVDGGMN; from the coding sequence ATGAAATTATTAGAAAATAAATCTGCTATCATTACAGGTGCAACAAGAGGTATTGGACGTGGAATTGCTATTGAATTTGCAAAACAAGGTGCAAATGTGGCTTTTACTTACAGTTCTTCTGTAGATGCAGCAAACGCTTTAGAAGAAGAATTAAAAGCATTTGGAGTTTCTGCAAAAGGATACCAATCTAATGCTGCAGATTTTGATGCTGCTCAAGAGTTAGCTAAAGAGGTTTTAAAAGAATTTGGTGCTATAGATATTTTAGTAAATAACGCAGGTATTACAAAAGACAACTTGTTAATGCGTATTTCTGAAGACGATTTTGACAAAGTAATTGAAGTAAATTTAAAATCTGTATTTAATTTAACCAAAGCAGTTATTCGCCCAATGATGAAACAAAGAGCGGGTTCTATTATTAATATGAGTTCTGTAGTTGGTATTAAAGGGAATGCTGGTCAAACAAATTATGCTGCTTCAAAAGCTGGTATAGTTGGTTTTTCTAAATCAGTTGCATTAGAGTTAGGTTCTAGAAATATTAGAAGTAACGTAGTTGCTCCTGGTTTTATAGAAACAGAAATGACAGAAAAATTAGATGAAGCAACAGTGCAAAGTTGGAGAGATGGTATTCCTTTAAAAAGAGGAGGGCAGCCAATAGATATTGCAAATGCATGTGTGTTTTTAGCTTCTGATATGAGTGCTTATATTACAGGGCAAACTTTATCTGTAGATGGAGGAATGAACTAA
- the sucD gene encoding succinate--CoA ligase subunit alpha: protein MSVLVNKNSKIIVQGFTGSEGTFHAGQMIDYGTNVVGGVTPGKGGQEHLGKPVFNTVKESVDEVGADTSIIFVPPAFAADAIMEAADAGIKVIICITEGIPTADMVKVKAYIDNRDCRLIGPNCPGVITPDEAKVGIMPGFIFKKGKVGIVSKSGTLTYEAADQVVKQGYGITTAIGIGGDPIIGTTTKEAVELLMNDPETEAIVMIGEIGGNLEAEAAQWIKADGNRKPVVGFIAGQTAPAGRTMGHAGAIVGGADDTAQAKMKILAENGIHVVSSPAKIGEMIAKVLK, encoded by the coding sequence ATGAGTGTTTTAGTAAATAAAAATTCAAAAATTATTGTTCAAGGTTTTACTGGTAGTGAAGGTACTTTTCACGCTGGTCAAATGATTGATTATGGAACGAATGTAGTTGGAGGGGTAACTCCAGGAAAAGGAGGTCAAGAGCATTTAGGAAAACCTGTTTTTAATACAGTAAAAGAATCTGTAGATGAAGTAGGAGCAGATACGTCTATTATTTTTGTACCACCAGCATTTGCTGCAGATGCAATTATGGAAGCTGCAGATGCAGGAATTAAAGTAATCATTTGTATTACAGAAGGAATTCCTACGGCAGATATGGTAAAAGTAAAAGCATACATCGATAATAGAGATTGTAGATTAATTGGCCCTAACTGTCCAGGTGTAATTACACCAGACGAAGCCAAAGTTGGCATTATGCCAGGTTTTATCTTTAAAAAAGGTAAAGTAGGTATTGTCTCTAAATCAGGAACTTTAACGTATGAAGCTGCAGACCAGGTTGTAAAACAAGGGTACGGAATTACTACTGCAATTGGTATTGGTGGAGATCCAATTATTGGAACTACAACAAAAGAAGCTGTTGAGTTATTAATGAATGATCCAGAAACAGAAGCAATAGTAATGATTGGTGAAATTGGTGGAAATCTTGAAGCAGAAGCTGCACAATGGATTAAAGCGGATGGAAATAGAAAACCAGTTGTTGGTTTTATAGCAGGTCAAACTGCACCAGCAGGAAGAACAATGGGACATGCAGGTGCAATTGTTGGTGGAGCTGATGATACAGCACAAGCAAAAATGAAAATTTTAGCAGAAAACGGAATTCATGTTGTGAGTTCTCCAGCTAAAATTGGTGAAATGATTGCAAAAGTTTTAAAATAA
- a CDS encoding UDP-3-O-(3-hydroxymyristoyl)glucosamine N-acyltransferase, which translates to MKFKNPQTLQQIAQLINTEFIGDKNFEILGINEIHVVEKGDIVFVDHPKYYDKALNSAATTILINKKVECPEGKALLISDDPFRDFNKITKYFNPFIASKVSISETAIIGENTIIQPNVFIGNNVTVGNNCIIHPNVTIYDNAVIGNNVTIHANTVLGADAFYYKNRPEGFDKLISGGRVVLEDNVDLGASCTIDKGVTGDTTIGKGTKIDNQVHVGHDTKIGKKCLIASQTGIAGCVIIEDEVTIWGQVGTNSGITIGKGAIILGQTGVTKSVAGGKSYFGTPVSESREKLKEMAEIKRFLKDRKSS; encoded by the coding sequence ATGAAATTCAAAAATCCACAAACGCTTCAGCAAATAGCACAGCTAATAAATACAGAATTTATTGGTGATAAAAATTTTGAGATTTTAGGAATCAATGAAATTCATGTTGTAGAAAAAGGAGATATTGTTTTTGTTGATCATCCTAAGTACTATGACAAGGCGTTAAATTCTGCAGCAACTACAATTTTAATCAACAAAAAAGTAGAATGCCCAGAAGGAAAAGCTTTATTAATTTCAGACGATCCTTTTCGTGATTTTAATAAAATAACGAAGTATTTTAATCCATTTATAGCATCTAAAGTTAGTATTTCTGAAACTGCTATTATCGGAGAAAATACAATTATTCAACCAAATGTATTTATAGGAAACAATGTTACTGTTGGTAATAACTGTATTATTCATCCAAATGTAACTATTTATGATAATGCTGTAATTGGTAATAATGTTACCATTCATGCAAATACAGTGTTAGGAGCAGATGCTTTTTATTATAAAAATAGACCAGAAGGATTTGATAAATTAATTTCTGGAGGTAGAGTCGTTTTAGAAGATAATGTAGATTTAGGGGCATCTTGTACTATAGATAAAGGTGTTACAGGAGATACTACTATTGGAAAAGGAACAAAAATTGACAATCAAGTTCATGTAGGTCATGATACTAAGATTGGAAAAAAATGTTTAATAGCTTCGCAAACAGGTATTGCTGGTTGTGTTATTATTGAAGATGAAGTAACAATTTGGGGACAAGTTGGTACAAATAGCGGAATTACCATAGGTAAAGGTGCTATAATTCTTGGTCAAACAGGAGTTACAAAATCTGTTGCAGGAGGAAAAAGTTATTTCGGAACTCCAGTTTCAGAATCAAGAGAAAAATTAAAAGAAATGGCAGAAATAAAACGTTTTTTAAAAGATAGAAAAAGTTCATAA